Below is a genomic region from Pseudomonas berkeleyensis.
TGTCACTGTGGCCGAGAAAACTGATCAGGTTAGGTCCCAGTGGGTGTTGGTCGACGAACTCACGCCACTGCCGCGGGCCGTTCCAGGTCTTGCGTTCACGCAGGATCGGCAGAACCTTCTCGCGCGGCACGGTTTCCACGCGAGTGAAGATGTCTGATGCATCCTCGGCCTCGCTGCACACCATGCTCAGCGAACAACTGCCTACCAGCACCGTGGTCACACCGTGGCGCACCGACTCGCTGAGGCTGGGGGCGACCATCAGTTCGGCGTCGTAATGCGTGTGGGTGTCGAGAAAGCCGGGGGTGATCCACTTGCCCTGGGCGTCGATGACCCGTTCGGCCAGGCTCGCGTCGAGTGGCTCGGCGCTGACCAGGGCGATACGACCGTCCTTAATCGCCAGGCTACGGATGGCGGAGGGGGCTGGGCTGCCGTCGAAATAGCGGCCGCTCTGGATGATCAGGTCGTACTGGTGCATAGAGGGGGTCTCGACTCTTGTTGTTGTGATGCCAGAGTAGGAGTCTTATGGGAGTAAAACTTGTCATTACACGACAGTGTTGGCATCTTCCGCTGACCTGTCTGGATGCCCGCCATGTCCGTTCGTTATGAAGTGCGCAGCGCCGCCCTGACTGGCCTGGCGGCCGAGGTGGCAGGCCTGGGCGGTGACCTGTCGGCACTGCTGGTGCGTTCGGCGATGAAGCCCACGGCCTTGGACGATGGCGATGAGCTGATTCAGATCGAGCAGTTGATCCGCCTGCTGAACGAGGCCTCGATCCATTTGCAATGCCCCGACCTGGGCTTGCGCGTGGCCAGTCACCAGGGGCTGGACATGCTCGGGCTGCTCGGCCGCCTGTTGGTGCGTGAGCCGGATCTGTACGCGGCTTTCACTGCTGCGCAGCGTTATCTGGCCTTGCACAACAAGGCTGAGCACTGGCAGTTGTTGCCGCTGGAAGATCGCATTCAGGTACGGCGGATCGAGCACTTCTTTGCCGTGGAGGAGGCTCAACAGTATCGGGAGATGTCCATCGCGGCCTACGCGCAGCTGGTGCGAGCGATAGGCGGGGCCGATCTGCGCCCGCTACGCGTGGAGTTCAGCCACAGCCCGGTGGCGCCGCGTGCTCGTTATCGCCAGCACCTTGGCTGCGAGGTGCTGTTCGATCAGGAATACGATTGCCTAGTGTACGACGCCAGTATCCTGCGACGGCCAGTGCTGGCCATGCCCCGTGACGATGCGCAACGCCTTGATGACTTGCTGCGCGAGCGCCTGGGCAGCCTGCAGGACAGCCTGGAACTGCAAGTGCGCAGTCTGATCGTGCAGACTCTCGGCATGCGCCAGCATTCGCTCGGGCATATCGCCGAATTACTCGACCTGCATCCGCGCGCGCTGCAGCGACGTCTGCTGAGCGAAGGCCTGTGCTTCAAGCAACTCGTTCACCAAGTGAAAATGGACACTGCCGGCTGGCAGGTGCAGGCCTCGAACATGCCGTTGACGCTATTGGCCGATGTGCTGGGTTATGCCGACCAGGCCGCGTTCAGCAAAGCCTTCCGCAATCATTTCGGCCAGTCGCCATCGAGCTGGCGCAAGGCGCATCGCTAGAAGGGCGGTGAGGTTGCCTCACGGGATGGACTGGAAACGACCTCGAAGCGCAGCACACCAATCATCTGTCCGGCCTCGGTACGCACCTGCACCTGCCAGTCGCCAAGCGGATCTGCCGGAAAGCGTAGCTTGTGCGTCCAGGCGCGATAACCCTGTTTGCGTCCGCCGTGGATATCCAGAGCGATACGGTCGACTTCTTGGCCATTGTGCTGCCACACGTGGTAGATGCGTTCGTTGAGGCCGCGCGGGGCGTTGATCGAGGTGTAGGCGTAGAGCCCGTCGTCGCGCAGTTGATCCAGCGTGATCAGCTCCAGGCTTTCGCCTGGCATACGCTGCGCGCCATCGAAACGATCGGTGATCGCCACTTCGGTCAGCCACAGCGTCGCTGGTGGTACCCAGACCCTGGCCATCCAGCCTGCGCCGGCCATGGCCAGCGGCAGGATCGCCAGCAGCAGGATACGGCGCCAGCCAGCAAAACCGATCAGACCCGGCAGGCTCGGCAGCGCCAGCACCGTGGCCACCGCCAGTGCGATGCGATAACTCTGCGTCGTGGTCATGTGGAAGATGATCGGCAGCGCCGTGAGCGTCACGGCGAACAGCGCCAGGCTGTGAAGGATCAGTAGCAGCCAGCGGCGCGGCGCCAGCCAGCGGTAGTAAATGGGGTCGGTAATAGACGCCAGCGCGGCGAGCGCCAGCAGGCCGCTGAACAGCAGTTGCCCGCTGTTCCAGGTGGTGGTGATGAAAAAGAACGGCAGAACGAAGAACAGGCTTTCCTGATGGATCATCTGCGTCGCGTAACGCAACAAGGGTAACGGCAGCTCGAAGCCAAAGCGCCGGGCAATGCGCTCGCGCAACAGGTTCTCCAGGATCAGCCAGATCCAGCTGACCAGCAGTACCACACCCAGCACCTTGGCCAGGTGCGCCTGGCGGTCTACCAGCAGGAAGCTGGCCACACCCGAGCAGAAGCCGAACAGGGCGACCAGACCTGGGTAGCGGCGCAGCAGGGCGAGCAGAGTGGGGATGCGGTCGAGCAGGGCTTTCATGGCGGCAGTGCAGTGTGGTGATGGGCGCGCATCCTAGGTAGCCCGAGCCTCGGGCGCAAGCGAGTCGTCAGCTGCGCTGGCGATGCCGCGCCGCTTGCGGCAATATTGCGCCCCCGTTTCACCACCGAG
It encodes:
- a CDS encoding AraC family transcriptional regulator, which produces MSVRYEVRSAALTGLAAEVAGLGGDLSALLVRSAMKPTALDDGDELIQIEQLIRLLNEASIHLQCPDLGLRVASHQGLDMLGLLGRLLVREPDLYAAFTAAQRYLALHNKAEHWQLLPLEDRIQVRRIEHFFAVEEAQQYREMSIAAYAQLVRAIGGADLRPLRVEFSHSPVAPRARYRQHLGCEVLFDQEYDCLVYDASILRRPVLAMPRDDAQRLDDLLRERLGSLQDSLELQVRSLIVQTLGMRQHSLGHIAELLDLHPRALQRRLLSEGLCFKQLVHQVKMDTAGWQVQASNMPLTLLADVLGYADQAAFSKAFRNHFGQSPSSWRKAHR
- a CDS encoding DUF5924 family protein — encoded protein: MKALLDRIPTLLALLRRYPGLVALFGFCSGVASFLLVDRQAHLAKVLGVVLLVSWIWLILENLLRERIARRFGFELPLPLLRYATQMIHQESLFFVLPFFFITTTWNSGQLLFSGLLALAALASITDPIYYRWLAPRRWLLLILHSLALFAVTLTALPIIFHMTTTQSYRIALAVATVLALPSLPGLIGFAGWRRILLLAILPLAMAGAGWMARVWVPPATLWLTEVAITDRFDGAQRMPGESLELITLDQLRDDGLYAYTSINAPRGLNERIYHVWQHNGQEVDRIALDIHGGRKQGYRAWTHKLRFPADPLGDWQVQVRTEAGQMIGVLRFEVVSSPSREATSPPF